The Drosophila innubila isolate TH190305 chromosome 2R unlocalized genomic scaffold, UK_Dinn_1.0 1_C_2R, whole genome shotgun sequence DNA window atttaaattctttactTTCTAGGCAACTacatttacacaatttttttaaaagtaaaacgatttagttaaatatatactacGTTTACTTAACCATCTTTGTATTGTCTGACTTTTCAACTGctgtttttcaaatattgtgttttatttttttatacagatACTATATATGCACTTTGAGTACTTTAAATGCTAGCAAAATGTCAAACGAAATTGAGAACGTAAACAAATTGCGTTACAATTATGCATATAAACAAACGAATAAACTATTGTGTAAGTAAAACCAATTACTGTTTTGTTAATTATGCAGTTTTGTGGGtggtttattaaaatattcaatcatgttttattttccatgtaatttattaattataatctaCGGTAACAGAAGGAGTAACAAATGCTATTGTTATCCGGTTGTTCAGTTCGTCTGCAATATGGAGACGGGTTCCTGCATAATTTGTTGAATCTTTGCCTCCGGCACAAGCTCTCCATTAGCCAACAGCGTATGAACAATGCCGTCCAGTTTGTTGCCACTGGACCTCGCTTGCAGTACAAAATGTGTGTCCTGCAGCACAAAGCTCGTGTCCGTGCCGCCGTGTACGAATACGGCCTTTAACGAAAAACACATGAGCTGAACAAAAATTCGATTAAAATCACTCCAAAACTTACTGTTTCCTCACGCAGTTCATCGTTTACATACAGACTGAGCGTGTCCAGCTTGAGCATTATACGATATTCCAGAGACATCTCCGTTTTCTCCGCCTGATCCGTTCCGGACGTGTAAAGCCATAGACGATACTGGCGCGTCAACTCCTCGGTATACTGTGCATGTGGCTTGCCATCTATATAAAgcgagtactcgtatttgaAACCTGGCGCTGGATCCACCCGAATAATGCAGCGCGCCTGTTCGATGCAGAAAGTATCCTCACCCACCAGTTTGAACATCCAGTCACGGCGCAGCACCTCCTGCAATAATCGATAGCAGAAACTATTCAAATACTCAAAAGCATTCACAGAATCGGGGGAAACAAGCTTGGGTTAACAGAAAAAACggattaattttgataaattgtcTAGATACTTAGACTTGGAGTCATTTACTATcactttttcactttaatcaatcaatcatgCTCAAGGAAACAAGCTCCATTAATTTTTGCAGCCTTGGACTTCCTCAAACAGTGTTCAGCTTTATTGTGTAGGATCGTATAATATATAATGACTTTTTTATCTGAGTCCAATATTCAGCAGCAGAACGTTGTACTGTCTTTTTTAATCCGTAACGGttatatattgttaaataaaacttaaagttaTATGTTGATTTGtcgtaaaaaaacaaattaaaagtaacGCTAgcttttgaataataaaataggtgtagtaataataaaatttcaatttttatttaaaaaacacgATGTATATCTCTTTATctcaatttcttaaataaaattttgtttccaattttttgatataaattaaaaataaagttattttcaatttttattgtggtTATTTGTCCTTTAAGGACATGtgatacatatatgtacagatttttttttttcttttttgatttctttgtgatctatttccaatattattaattacaaaaatttcttgatttttatcaattactaaaataaaattttgtttccaattttttttgatacaaattaaaaatcaagttattttcaatttttataatggttATTTGTTCTTTAAGGACATGTGATACATGAATGTACtgagtttttatttcatttttgatttctttatgatatatttaaaatattattaattacaaaaatttctggaattcattaaaatattcatcttatattaaaatagtttttcttcaactgaaaatgttttttctgtTAAAACATATAAGATTTACTATTGACTGTGGAGTGCATTCACCACTTACCCGACCATTGACCCAAATCATACGTCGTCCACTTGTGGTGCCATGTTCCAATTCAATGCGATACATCTAAGGGGGCAgtgaaagttaattaaatgttaatcaaTCTGAGATGGTTTGTACGAGTATAAGTTTTTGACTGAACCTTGCCATTGATGGGGGCACACCATTGGGCGACAATATTCTCTTTGTTGTAGCGCTGAGCCTCGGGCACATGATCCAGACTCATGATAGGCTCGGTGGACAGATTCTCTAGACGCAGCAATGGTGACAGAAAGGACATTGCTAGTCGTCAGCCGGTCGACACTGAAAATCGATTTCAGTTAATACTAATAtagttattgcatttaaaatgcaactaAAATGTCAGATTACACAATGCAATCAAGTTGAACAAACTTAATGGGAACgttgaaatacatatatttaatctcATTAACACCTTTGATTTAAGCCCAATTTGTTATGCTATGTTTGGACactgctttattttattttattttattttatttaatatttattccgACGCGTTTGAATGGCGACGGAAATGCGACGGCAACGCGAACCGTTAGCATTCAACGTCAATGGCACActaaacaacacacacaataatGGCCAAGGAACTGAACTGAACAAAGAATTTCTATGCTCGTAAGTATATacagtagtagtagtagtagtgtTGGCCTGGCTTTCGGtctgcttttgcttctgcttctgcttctggtCGAGTTGCGTTTGTCGATGGCTCTTTCTGTTGTGGCTAAAAAAAAGTGCAGAGCCAAAGTGGCGTTGAACGCCGCATGGCGCCAAAACAGAGTTGATTTGTTTCGCTTCAAGtttgagtgtatgtgtatatgtgcatgtgtgtgtgtgtgtgtgtggttaaGCCCCACTTCTCGGCactcttgtgtgtgtgtgtatgtgtatgtttgcTGTATGTTAACATTTGCACAcatgtcgctgtcgctgtcgcagtcgctgtcgccgtcacCAACGATGTtgagcataaaaataaactttactttttgaGCAGTCCCAAGCGCCGCCAAGTATGCAATTGCTATAGTCTAAGCGAACGGGTAGCATAATGTTAACAAAGGTTTGGTAACGCACGCACATAACTTGGCTAACACGCTAAGCAAGTACATTCACAATCAACagtcaaaaatgttaataactattttattaaaatttaagcattaaaaaatatcagcaagttgttttaaaagatacatagataaaagaagaaatgttaataatataagttaaatataaaaattaactaatttaaaaaatgttaggaaagaaaaaaacagcaatctacaattaaaaatcataattattatttttattaaatcttaagttttaaagGATATCTGCAAGTTGTTCAAAAATTAGCTCAACGCGCAATTGCAATCGAGCTCAAATTGAGCGTAAGACAACACTTTTTGGTTGGCTACATCAATTGGCTTACTCCCCCTCCCCACAAATCCCCTGTTTGCCATCTAACTTTCTAACCGTGCCCACATACAAATGTGACAATTATATTGCCCGCGGCTGGGTGGCATAAATTTGTGGCAGCTCCCAAGGCAGGCAACATACGCTTCTTGCCACTATTGCCTACACACTTTTCCTTTCTCGCTTTCTCAGTGTCTCTGTGGGCGTCGCAAATTTGTcgcattttgttttggctGTCATGTTTATGGCGTAATATTTTGCGGCCATAAATACACGCCAAAAATGCTAATGACCGCTTACGGTGCAGGGCAAAGGGCAAAGTGGGGGTTAAGTTGGGAGGGCAAACAAAGGGGAAGTTAGATAGTTGGTTAGACGGATAGATAGTGTGACAGTTTGCGTTAGTTTTGTATTTCAATTCGCCAAAAACAAGTATTGATAAATGTATTTGGCACACACAGGACCTGCTGGCACATCATATGTCAAAAATGTGGGCCTTGACGAATATTCTTAGCACTtcgattgtgtgtgtgtgtgtgtgggaggaggaggaaaaaataacaaaaacaggcATTTTCCACACGCGAAGGTCAATGCAAAGCGCCGTTTTAAGCCGCTTTCAACAGCTGCATGTACTTTtactttgtatttgttattgttagcaCTTTAACTCGACCCAAAGCGgcaatattaacaacaacaaaaacaataaacaacaacaacaacaacagtccaTGGAGATAACGAAGCGAAACATGACAAGGACAAGGCCCCCAACTGGCAGCTGACAACCAACGTGGAACCAATTCAAAGCCCCATTCTGTGTGAGTGAGCTCGTGTGCTTGTATAATTATTAGTACCGCCCGCTATTGCATATACGAGTA harbors:
- the LOC117783647 gene encoding fas apoptotic inhibitory molecule 1, producing the protein MSFLSPLLRLENLSTEPIMSLDHVPEAQRYNKENIVAQWCAPINGKMYRIELEHGTTSGRRMIWVNGREVLRRDWMFKLVGEDTFCIEQARCIIRVDPAPGFKYEYSLYIDGKPHAQYTEELTRQYRLWLYTSGTDQAEKTEMSLEYRIMLKLDTLSLYVNDELREETAVFVHGGTDTSFVLQDTHFVLQARSSGNKLDGIVHTLLANGELVPEAKIQQIMQEPVSILQTN